In a genomic window of Rhinolophus ferrumequinum isolate MPI-CBG mRhiFer1 chromosome 2, mRhiFer1_v1.p, whole genome shotgun sequence:
- the THPO gene encoding thrombopoietin isoform X2: MELTELLLVVLLLLSARLTQSSLAPPACDPRLLNKLLRDSHVLHGRLSQCPDINPLSTPVLLPAVDFSLREWKTQTEQTKAQDVLGATTLLLEGVMAAQGQLGPTCLSSLLGQLSGQVRLLLGALQGLLGTQGRTTAHKDPDAIFLTFQQLLRGKVRFLLHVVGPTLCAKRALPTTALPSSTSLFFTMNKLPNRTSGLLETNSSVSARTTVSGLLKRLQGLRAKTPGLLNQTSRSLDQIPGHLNRTHRPLNGTHGLFPGPSPRALGALNIPPGTSDTGSLPPSLQSGYSPSLTHPPTGQYTFFSPSPTLPTPMVQLQLPLPDPSAIMPNPTSPLPTAAHPHFHNLSQE, from the exons ATGGAGCTGACTG AACTGCTCCTCGTGGTCTTGCTTCTCCTAAGTGCAAGACTGACACAGTCCAGCCTGGCTCCTCCCGCCTGTGACCCCCGACTCCTAAATAAACTGCTTCGTGATTCCCACGTCCTTCACGGCAGACTG AGCCAGTGCCCAGACATTAACCCTCTGTCCACACCTGTCCTGCTGCCTGCTGTGGACTTTAGCTTGAGAGAATGGAAAACCCAGACG GAGCAGACCAAGGCACAGGACGTTCTGGGAGCGACGACCCTTCTGCTGGAGGGAGTGATGGCAGCACAGGGACAACTGGGACCCACTTGCCTCTCATCCCTCCTGGGACAGCTTTCTGGACAGGTCCGCCTCCTCCTTGGGGCCCTGCAGGGCCTCCTTGGAACCCAG GGCAGGACCACAGCTCACAAAGATCCCGACGCCATTTTCCTGACCTTCCAACAACTGCTCCGAGGAAAGGTGCGTTTCCTGCTTCATGTAGTAGGGCCCACCCTCTGTGCCAAGCGGGCCCTCCCTACCACAGCTCTTCCAAGCAGTACCTCTCTATTCTTCACAATGAACAAGCTCCCAAACAGGACTTCTGGATTGTTGGAGACAAACTCCAGTGTCTCAGCCAGAACTACTGTCTCTGGACTTCTGAAGAGGCTACAGGGACTCAGAGCCAAGACTCCTGGTCTGCTGAACCAAACTTCCAGGTCCCTGGACCAAATCCCTGGACATCTGAACAGGACACACAGACCCTTGAATGGAACTCATGGACTCTTCCCTGGACCCTCACCCAGGGCCCTGGGAGCCCTGAATATTCCTCCAGGAACTTCGGACACGGGCTCACTGCCGCCCAGTCTCCAGTCTGGATATTCCCCTTCCCTAACCCATCCTCCCACTGGacaatatacattcttctccCCTTCACCCACCTTGCCCACCCCCATGGTCCAGCTCCAACTCCCACTTCCTGACCCTTCTGCTATCATGCCCAATCCTACCAGTCCTCTTCCGACTGCAGCCCACCCTCACTTCCATAATCTGTCTCAGGAATAG
- the THPO gene encoding thrombopoietin isoform X1, with protein MELTELLLVVLLLLSARLTQSSLAPPACDPRLLNKLLRDSHVLHGRLSQCPDINPLSTPVLLPAVDFSLREWKTQTEQTKAQDVLGATTLLLEGVMAAQGQLGPTCLSSLLGQLSGQVRLLLGALQGLLGTQLPPQGRTTAHKDPDAIFLTFQQLLRGKVRFLLHVVGPTLCAKRALPTTALPSSTSLFFTMNKLPNRTSGLLETNSSVSARTTVSGLLKRLQGLRAKTPGLLNQTSRSLDQIPGHLNRTHRPLNGTHGLFPGPSPRALGALNIPPGTSDTGSLPPSLQSGYSPSLTHPPTGQYTFFSPSPTLPTPMVQLQLPLPDPSAIMPNPTSPLPTAAHPHFHNLSQE; from the exons ATGGAGCTGACTG AACTGCTCCTCGTGGTCTTGCTTCTCCTAAGTGCAAGACTGACACAGTCCAGCCTGGCTCCTCCCGCCTGTGACCCCCGACTCCTAAATAAACTGCTTCGTGATTCCCACGTCCTTCACGGCAGACTG AGCCAGTGCCCAGACATTAACCCTCTGTCCACACCTGTCCTGCTGCCTGCTGTGGACTTTAGCTTGAGAGAATGGAAAACCCAGACG GAGCAGACCAAGGCACAGGACGTTCTGGGAGCGACGACCCTTCTGCTGGAGGGAGTGATGGCAGCACAGGGACAACTGGGACCCACTTGCCTCTCATCCCTCCTGGGACAGCTTTCTGGACAGGTCCGCCTCCTCCTTGGGGCCCTGCAGGGCCTCCTTGGAACCCAG CTTCCTCCACAGGGCAGGACCACAGCTCACAAAGATCCCGACGCCATTTTCCTGACCTTCCAACAACTGCTCCGAGGAAAGGTGCGTTTCCTGCTTCATGTAGTAGGGCCCACCCTCTGTGCCAAGCGGGCCCTCCCTACCACAGCTCTTCCAAGCAGTACCTCTCTATTCTTCACAATGAACAAGCTCCCAAACAGGACTTCTGGATTGTTGGAGACAAACTCCAGTGTCTCAGCCAGAACTACTGTCTCTGGACTTCTGAAGAGGCTACAGGGACTCAGAGCCAAGACTCCTGGTCTGCTGAACCAAACTTCCAGGTCCCTGGACCAAATCCCTGGACATCTGAACAGGACACACAGACCCTTGAATGGAACTCATGGACTCTTCCCTGGACCCTCACCCAGGGCCCTGGGAGCCCTGAATATTCCTCCAGGAACTTCGGACACGGGCTCACTGCCGCCCAGTCTCCAGTCTGGATATTCCCCTTCCCTAACCCATCCTCCCACTGGacaatatacattcttctccCCTTCACCCACCTTGCCCACCCCCATGGTCCAGCTCCAACTCCCACTTCCTGACCCTTCTGCTATCATGCCCAATCCTACCAGTCCTCTTCCGACTGCAGCCCACCCTCACTTCCATAATCTGTCTCAGGAATAG
- the THPO gene encoding thrombopoietin isoform X4 produces MELTELLLVVLLLLSARLTQSSLAPPACDPRLLNKLLRDSHVLHGRLSQCPDINPLSTPVLLPAVDFSLREWKTQTEQTKAQDVLGATTLLLEGVMAAQGQLGPTCLSSLLGQLSGQVRLLLGALQGLLGTQLPPQGRTTAHKDPDAIFLTFQQLLRGKDFWIVGDKLQCLSQNYCLWTSEEATGTQSQDSWSAEPNFQVPGPNPWTSEQDTQTLEWNSWTLPWTLTQGPGSPEYSSRNFGHGLTAAQSPVWIFPFPNPSSHWTIYILLPFTHLAHPHGPAPTPTS; encoded by the exons ATGGAGCTGACTG AACTGCTCCTCGTGGTCTTGCTTCTCCTAAGTGCAAGACTGACACAGTCCAGCCTGGCTCCTCCCGCCTGTGACCCCCGACTCCTAAATAAACTGCTTCGTGATTCCCACGTCCTTCACGGCAGACTG AGCCAGTGCCCAGACATTAACCCTCTGTCCACACCTGTCCTGCTGCCTGCTGTGGACTTTAGCTTGAGAGAATGGAAAACCCAGACG GAGCAGACCAAGGCACAGGACGTTCTGGGAGCGACGACCCTTCTGCTGGAGGGAGTGATGGCAGCACAGGGACAACTGGGACCCACTTGCCTCTCATCCCTCCTGGGACAGCTTTCTGGACAGGTCCGCCTCCTCCTTGGGGCCCTGCAGGGCCTCCTTGGAACCCAG CTTCCTCCACAGGGCAGGACCACAGCTCACAAAGATCCCGACGCCATTTTCCTGACCTTCCAACAACTGCTCCGAGGAAAG GACTTCTGGATTGTTGGAGACAAACTCCAGTGTCTCAGCCAGAACTACTGTCTCTGGACTTCTGAAGAGGCTACAGGGACTCAGAGCCAAGACTCCTGGTCTGCTGAACCAAACTTCCAGGTCCCTGGACCAAATCCCTGGACATCTGAACAGGACACACAGACCCTTGAATGGAACTCATGGACTCTTCCCTGGACCCTCACCCAGGGCCCTGGGAGCCCTGAATATTCCTCCAGGAACTTCGGACACGGGCTCACTGCCGCCCAGTCTCCAGTCTGGATATTCCCCTTCCCTAACCCATCCTCCCACTGGacaatatacattcttctccCCTTCACCCACCTTGCCCACCCCCATGGTCCAGCTCCAACTCCCACTTCCTGA
- the THPO gene encoding thrombopoietin isoform X3, producing the protein MELTELLLVVLLLLSARLTQSSLAPPACDPRLLNKLLRDSHVLHGRLSQCPDINPLSTPVLLPAVDFSLREWKTQTEQTKAQDVLGATTLLLEGVMAAQGQLGPTCLSSLLGQLSGQVRLLLGALQGLLGTQDHSSQRSRRHFPDLPTTAPRKGAFPASCSRAHPLCQAGPPYHSSSKQYLSILHNEQAPKQDFWIVGDKLQCLSQNYCLWTSEEATGTQSQDSWSAEPNFQVPGPNPWTSEQDTQTLEWNSWTLPWTLTQGPGSPEYSSRNFGHGLTAAQSPVWIFPFPNPSSHWTIYILLPFTHLAHPHGPAPTPTS; encoded by the exons ATGGAGCTGACTG AACTGCTCCTCGTGGTCTTGCTTCTCCTAAGTGCAAGACTGACACAGTCCAGCCTGGCTCCTCCCGCCTGTGACCCCCGACTCCTAAATAAACTGCTTCGTGATTCCCACGTCCTTCACGGCAGACTG AGCCAGTGCCCAGACATTAACCCTCTGTCCACACCTGTCCTGCTGCCTGCTGTGGACTTTAGCTTGAGAGAATGGAAAACCCAGACG GAGCAGACCAAGGCACAGGACGTTCTGGGAGCGACGACCCTTCTGCTGGAGGGAGTGATGGCAGCACAGGGACAACTGGGACCCACTTGCCTCTCATCCCTCCTGGGACAGCTTTCTGGACAGGTCCGCCTCCTCCTTGGGGCCCTGCAGGGCCTCCTTGGAACCCAG GACCACAGCTCACAAAGATCCCGACGCCATTTTCCTGACCTTCCAACAACTGCTCCGAGGAAAGGTGCGTTTCCTGCTTCATGTAGTAGGGCCCACCCTCTGTGCCAAGCGGGCCCTCCCTACCACAGCTCTTCCAAGCAGTACCTCTCTATTCTTCACAATGAACAAGCTCCCAAACAGGACTTCTGGATTGTTGGAGACAAACTCCAGTGTCTCAGCCAGAACTACTGTCTCTGGACTTCTGAAGAGGCTACAGGGACTCAGAGCCAAGACTCCTGGTCTGCTGAACCAAACTTCCAGGTCCCTGGACCAAATCCCTGGACATCTGAACAGGACACACAGACCCTTGAATGGAACTCATGGACTCTTCCCTGGACCCTCACCCAGGGCCCTGGGAGCCCTGAATATTCCTCCAGGAACTTCGGACACGGGCTCACTGCCGCCCAGTCTCCAGTCTGGATATTCCCCTTCCCTAACCCATCCTCCCACTGGacaatatacattcttctccCCTTCACCCACCTTGCCCACCCCCATGGTCCAGCTCCAACTCCCACTTCCTGA